A part of Chloroflexota bacterium genomic DNA contains:
- the hypD gene encoding hydrogenase formation protein HypD codes for MAEQTPDFLAGYRNAKLVKTVLAEIHQTVTQPWTLMEICGGQTHAIMQYGLDQLLPPEIELVHGPGCPVCVTSLELIDQALMIAKQPDVIFTSFGDMLRVPGSKEDLFSIRAAGGQVRVVYSPMDAVKIAAENPDKQIVFFAIGFETTAPANAMAVIQAEKMGLDNFSILPANVLVPPAMHAILSSPNNRIQGFLAAGHVCAIMGYWEYPPIAEQYQTPMAVTGFEPLDLVEGILQTVKMLEEGRVAVENAYSRVVTYEGNKIAQAMLAKVFKPVDRNWRGIGTIPLSGYGLQEAYQQFDATQRFDTGSIQTEESKICIAGQVLQGIKKPSECPAFGTLCTPQTPLGAPMVSSEGACAAYYRYGRKKS; via the coding sequence GTGGCTGAACAAACCCCCGATTTCCTCGCAGGATATCGCAACGCCAAACTGGTTAAAACCGTTCTGGCTGAAATCCACCAAACCGTCACGCAGCCCTGGACCTTGATGGAAATCTGCGGCGGCCAGACCCACGCCATTATGCAATATGGCCTGGATCAACTCCTGCCGCCAGAGATCGAACTGGTCCACGGACCCGGCTGTCCGGTTTGCGTCACCTCACTAGAATTGATCGACCAGGCCCTGATGATCGCCAAACAACCGGATGTGATTTTCACCTCCTTTGGCGACATGCTGCGTGTGCCCGGCTCCAAAGAAGACCTGTTCTCGATCCGGGCAGCGGGGGGTCAGGTACGGGTGGTCTATTCTCCGATGGATGCCGTCAAAATTGCAGCTGAAAATCCGGATAAACAGATCGTTTTCTTTGCAATCGGCTTTGAAACGACAGCCCCCGCCAACGCGATGGCCGTCATCCAGGCTGAGAAAATGGGATTGGATAATTTCTCCATCCTGCCGGCTAATGTTTTAGTCCCCCCGGCGATGCACGCAATCCTCTCCAGCCCCAACAACCGTATTCAAGGCTTTTTGGCCGCGGGACATGTCTGCGCCATAATGGGCTATTGGGAATACCCGCCCATCGCTGAACAATACCAAACACCGATGGCCGTCACCGGTTTTGAACCACTTGATCTGGTCGAAGGTATCCTCCAAACGGTAAAGATGCTGGAAGAAGGCCGAGTCGCCGTGGAAAACGCCTATTCCCGGGTTGTCACCTATGAAGGCAACAAAATCGCCCAGGCCATGCTCGCAAAGGTGTTCAAACCCGTTGATCGCAACTGGCGCGGCATCGGCACCATCCCACTCAGCGGTTACGGGCTGCAGGAGGCCTATCAGCAATTTGATGCTACCCAACGCTTTGACACGGGAAGCATCCAAACCGAAGAATCCAAAATTTGCATCGCTGGTCAGGTTCTCCAGGGGATCAAGAAACCCTCAGAATGTCCGGCATTTGGCACCCTTTGTACCCCACAAACACCTTTAGGTGCGCCGATGGTCTCCTCTGAAGGAGCCTGTGCCGCCTATTACCGCTATGGCAGGAAGAAATCATGA
- a CDS encoding HypC/HybG/HupF family hydrogenase formation chaperone, translating to MCLGIPGKIESVYEDHGTKMAKIDFGGVLREACIEVIPEAKPGDWTIVHAGFALNLLSEEEARETLDILEQMSELAELEDQEHSG from the coding sequence ATGTGCCTCGGAATCCCTGGAAAAATCGAATCGGTCTATGAAGACCACGGCACAAAGATGGCAAAAATAGATTTCGGCGGCGTTCTGCGGGAAGCCTGCATTGAGGTTATCCCTGAGGCCAAACCCGGTGACTGGACAATCGTTCACGCTGGGTTTGCCCTGAACCTGCTCAGCGAGGAAGAGGCCAGAGAGACACTGGATATCCTCGAGCAGATGTCTGAGCTGGCCGAATTAGAAGATCAGGAGCACAGTGGCTGA
- the hypF gene encoding carbamoyltransferase HypF — MGTLSRHIHINGIVQGVGFRPFIFNLALENNLAGWVCNSASGVDIEVTGKADDVTKFITAIALQAPPLAQIDSIDDWSIDNQSLVGFKIIPSRDQATDFIPVSPDVAICDQCRQELFDPTDRRYHYPFNNCTNCGPRFTIIKEIPYDRPKTTMAGFKMCSDCREEYENPRDRRFHAQPVACPVCGPQVWLEDAKGRRIAEKEEAIQASRDMLADGKVLAIKGLGGFHLACDAANEGAVAALRERKHRPSKPFALMAFDLVAIDNYVELDRTSEALLSSPQAPIVLLPPKKEAALAAGIAPAQSRLGFMLPYTPLHLLLLEPAPNYPLALVMTSGNLSEEPIIHDNQTARERLSGIADAFLLHDRPIEERIDDSVFTIFEEKPYPVRRARGYAPNPIRLANPAPQVLAVGPQMKNTICLTREKYAFLSHYIGEMENWETYQDFKSAIEHYQSLFRITTEVIAHDLHPDYLSTQYALERAEKDNLPVVGVQHHHAHLAAVALESQIPPDEQVTGLIFDGTGYGTDGTIWGGEVLVGNCDSFTRPYHLQHLPLPGGEVTILKPARMALSLLWALGLPWEDALTPVQALSPMERDALHHQLEHNVNVPQTSSMGRLFDAVSALLGIRQEVSYEGQAAIELEALAQPEELGYYSWQVENDEILIAPMVNAILQDLKQNAPPAVISARFHNTIARMGLDLAERIQQQTGITKVAISGGVWQNLRLLATTKILLEQHGFQPLIHRQTPPNDGCVAFGQAMIAAYRYSQQKE, encoded by the coding sequence ATGGGTACACTCAGTCGGCATATTCACATCAACGGGATTGTCCAGGGGGTAGGATTCCGCCCGTTTATCTTTAACCTGGCACTTGAAAATAACCTGGCTGGTTGGGTATGCAATTCCGCCAGTGGTGTGGATATTGAAGTGACCGGAAAAGCTGACGATGTCACCAAATTTATTACTGCCATAGCCCTGCAGGCCCCACCCCTGGCTCAAATTGATTCCATCGACGATTGGTCCATTGATAATCAATCGTTAGTGGGATTTAAGATCATCCCCAGCCGGGACCAGGCTACGGATTTCATCCCCGTTTCGCCCGATGTCGCTATTTGCGATCAATGCCGGCAGGAGCTCTTTGACCCCACTGACCGCCGCTACCACTACCCATTCAACAACTGCACCAACTGCGGCCCCCGCTTCACCATCATCAAAGAAATCCCTTACGACCGGCCCAAGACCACTATGGCTGGATTTAAAATGTGTTCGGATTGTCGTGAGGAGTATGAAAACCCGCGTGACCGCCGGTTCCATGCCCAACCGGTTGCCTGCCCGGTCTGCGGACCACAGGTTTGGCTGGAAGACGCTAAGGGAAGACGCATAGCTGAAAAAGAAGAGGCCATCCAGGCGTCTCGTGATATGCTGGCTGATGGAAAGGTCCTGGCTATTAAAGGGCTGGGTGGCTTCCATCTGGCTTGTGACGCCGCCAACGAAGGTGCTGTCGCTGCACTGCGAGAGCGCAAACATCGCCCAAGCAAGCCCTTCGCTCTGATGGCCTTTGACCTTGTAGCCATTGACAATTATGTTGAATTGGATAGGACCTCTGAAGCACTGCTAAGCAGCCCACAGGCACCTATCGTCCTGCTGCCCCCAAAAAAGGAAGCAGCCCTGGCAGCCGGCATCGCTCCTGCACAAAGCCGTCTGGGATTCATGCTGCCCTATACACCGCTGCACCTGCTCCTGCTTGAGCCTGCGCCCAACTATCCGCTGGCGCTGGTCATGACCAGCGGGAACCTCTCCGAGGAACCTATCATCCACGACAACCAGACAGCCCGGGAAAGACTATCGGGGATCGCCGACGCTTTCCTGCTGCATGACCGGCCAATTGAAGAACGGATTGATGATTCCGTCTTCACCATCTTTGAAGAAAAGCCCTATCCCGTCCGCCGGGCACGCGGTTATGCCCCCAACCCCATCCGACTGGCAAATCCAGCCCCGCAGGTTCTGGCCGTCGGTCCGCAGATGAAGAACACCATCTGCCTCACCCGTGAGAAATATGCCTTCCTCAGCCATTACATCGGTGAGATGGAAAACTGGGAAACCTATCAGGATTTCAAATCCGCCATTGAGCACTACCAATCCCTCTTCCGAATCACAACGGAAGTGATCGCACATGACCTGCATCCGGATTACCTTTCTACCCAATATGCCTTGGAACGGGCTGAAAAGGACAACCTGCCGGTGGTTGGCGTTCAGCACCATCATGCCCACCTGGCTGCCGTTGCCCTTGAGAGCCAAATCCCACCGGATGAACAAGTAACCGGCTTGATCTTTGATGGTACCGGCTACGGCACCGATGGCACTATCTGGGGCGGCGAGGTACTGGTTGGCAATTGCGACTCATTTACCCGTCCCTATCACCTGCAGCACCTCCCGCTGCCCGGGGGTGAGGTGACCATCCTCAAGCCCGCCCGAATGGCACTAAGCCTGCTCTGGGCGCTTGGTTTGCCCTGGGAAGATGCCCTGACGCCCGTCCAGGCCCTCAGCCCGATGGAAAGGGACGCCTTGCATCATCAACTCGAACATAACGTCAACGTGCCGCAGACATCGTCTATGGGCCGCCTGTTTGATGCTGTCTCCGCTCTGCTGGGCATCCGCCAGGAAGTGTCCTATGAAGGCCAGGCCGCCATTGAACTGGAAGCGCTGGCTCAACCTGAGGAATTAGGGTACTATTCCTGGCAGGTTGAAAATGATGAGATTTTAATTGCCCCGATGGTCAACGCTATCCTGCAAGACCTGAAACAAAATGCACCTCCGGCGGTCATCTCAGCGCGATTCCATAACACAATCGCCCGGATGGGGCTGGATTTGGCAGAACGGATCCAGCAGCAAACCGGGATCACCAAGGTCGCCATTTCCGGCGGCGTGTGGCAAAACCTGCGCCTGCTGGCAACGACCAAAATCTTACTTGAACAACACGGCTTTCAGCCCCTAATCCATCGCCAGACACCGCCAAATGATGGCTGTGTGGCCTTTGGGCAGGCGATGATCGCCGCTTATCGGTATTCACAACAAAAGGAGTAA